One window of the Campylobacter showae CSUNSWCD genome contains the following:
- a CDS encoding LptF/LptG family permease codes for MNLYARYVGWLYFKYFMILFVALTLFYVGIDILTNLKDMPASANLKLLYFGLTSLTAVNYVLPLALIFALITSKFSMIRSNELVSFYALGIDKNRLIKPPFYIALAITLIYVGLNFTPFAYAYEYGRNIVKLSNLSRTSSDIFLKFEGKFVYVDSLNPISGEAKDMRIFDINGSNLRSATFGESAKFIDDAWLLKNAKIVNLPQNIKLGEKGLDIKTPSELKTLENFKPKTIESASAESSAITIPDAVDYILAFKDEGIGLNSTKTTLYNLAFAPFFAPFMVLIIYYFLPVTGRFFNLALKSFIFTIASLCVWGALFVMMRFARNGVVSPEVGVLLPIILLGAYAFYLRFGSR; via the coding sequence ATGAACCTTTATGCGCGTTACGTCGGCTGGCTTTATTTTAAATATTTCATGATTTTATTCGTCGCGCTCACGCTTTTTTACGTCGGCATCGACATCCTAACCAACCTAAAAGACATGCCCGCAAGCGCGAACCTAAAGCTGCTTTACTTCGGCCTTACCTCGCTTACGGCGGTAAACTACGTCCTGCCGCTCGCGCTCATTTTTGCGCTGATAACGAGCAAATTTAGCATGATCCGCAGTAACGAGCTAGTTAGTTTTTATGCGCTTGGTATCGATAAAAATCGCCTGATCAAGCCGCCTTTTTACATCGCGCTTGCCATCACACTCATTTACGTCGGGCTAAATTTCACGCCGTTTGCCTACGCTTACGAGTACGGGCGAAATATCGTGAAACTCTCAAATTTATCGCGCACGAGCTCGGATATTTTCTTAAAATTCGAAGGTAAATTTGTCTATGTGGATAGCCTAAATCCCATTAGTGGCGAGGCTAAAGACATGCGGATATTTGACATAAACGGCAGCAACTTGCGCAGCGCTACCTTTGGCGAAAGCGCGAAGTTTATAGACGATGCGTGGCTTTTAAAAAATGCTAAAATTGTAAATTTGCCGCAAAATATTAAGCTTGGCGAAAAGGGGCTTGATATCAAAACGCCAAGCGAGCTAAAAACGCTTGAAAATTTTAAACCAAAAACCATAGAAAGCGCGTCGGCGGAGAGCTCGGCGATCACGATTCCCGATGCAGTGGATTACATTTTGGCGTTTAAAGACGAAGGTATCGGGCTAAATTCGACCAAAACTACGCTTTATAACCTCGCTTTCGCACCGTTTTTTGCGCCGTTTATGGTGCTCATCATTTACTATTTCTTGCCGGTTACCGGACGATTTTTTAACCTCGCCTTAAAAAGCTTTATCTTTACGATTGCCTCGCTTTGCGTCTGGGGCGCGCTTTTTGTGATGATGAGATTTGCTAGAAACGGCGTCGTCTCACCCGAAGTCGGCGTGCTTTTACCGATTATTTTACTCGGTGCTTACGCTTTTTATCTGCGTTTTGGGAGTCGTTAA
- the pth gene encoding aminoacyl-tRNA hydrolase: MILIVGLGNPGPEYSKTRHNVGFMLIDRLKNSNFTDVSSVKFQGDLFKFQNLLLLKPTTFMNLSGRSVKAVADFYKPERIIVIHDDLDLNFGVVKFKKGGGNGGHNGLKSIDALMGADYERVRIGIGRSAHKGESAVTGHVLGEFNAEEKEGLEKILDYCENALNELIKTDIDAVSQKFSTKKGIL, translated from the coding sequence TTGATACTCATAGTTGGACTGGGGAATCCCGGTCCCGAGTACTCCAAAACAAGACATAACGTCGGCTTTATGCTGATAGATAGACTTAAAAACTCAAATTTTACAGATGTGAGCTCAGTCAAATTTCAAGGCGATCTGTTTAAATTTCAAAATCTACTTCTTTTAAAACCAACGACTTTTATGAACCTAAGTGGACGAAGCGTGAAAGCCGTCGCAGATTTTTATAAGCCTGAGCGCATTATCGTTATTCACGACGATCTTGATTTAAATTTCGGCGTCGTTAAATTTAAAAAGGGCGGCGGAAACGGCGGGCATAATGGGCTAAAATCAATCGACGCGTTAATGGGCGCAGATTACGAGCGCGTTCGTATTGGTATCGGTAGAAGCGCGCACAAAGGCGAAAGCGCTGTAACCGGTCACGTGCTTGGAGAATTTAACGCAGAGGAAAAAGAGGGGCTGGAAAAAATTTTAGACTACTGTGAAAACGCGCTAAATGAGCTAATAAAAACCGACATCGATGCCGTTTCGCAAAAATTCTCAACAAAAAAAGGCATTTTGTGA
- a CDS encoding 50S ribosomal protein L25/general stress protein Ctc: MLEGIVRESIGKKASKALRRDGYLIANIYGKGLENVQAAFKINDFIKEVRKKESLAFDVKVGGKTLKVVVVEYQKDPVTNALKHVDLKVALPGVVSKYMIPVKPYGTPVGLKNKGVLIISKRRLAVKCTAENLPNSFDIDVSGLDIDDTVLVRDITVPAGVTIIDADRVAVLGVIKAK; the protein is encoded by the coding sequence ATGTTAGAAGGTATCGTTAGAGAGAGTATCGGTAAAAAGGCGTCAAAAGCCTTGAGAAGAGATGGTTATCTAATCGCCAACATTTACGGCAAGGGATTAGAGAACGTGCAGGCCGCTTTTAAAATCAATGATTTTATAAAAGAGGTTCGCAAAAAAGAGAGCCTTGCGTTTGACGTAAAAGTGGGCGGAAAAACCTTGAAAGTCGTAGTAGTCGAATACCAAAAAGACCCTGTGACAAATGCGCTAAAACACGTTGATTTGAAGGTTGCGCTTCCAGGCGTCGTCTCAAAATATATGATCCCGGTTAAACCTTACGGAACTCCTGTGGGTCTAAAAAATAAAGGCGTTTTGATTATCTCAAAAAGACGCTTAGCCGTAAAATGCACGGCTGAAAATTTGCCTAATTCATTCGACATAGACGTTAGCGGCCTTGATATAGACGACACCGTCCTAGTACGCGATATAACCGTTCCTGCGGGCGTCACTATTATCGATGCTGACCGCGTAGCGGTTCTAGGCGTAATAAAAGCTAAATAA
- a CDS encoding type IV pilus twitching motility protein PilT, whose translation MKSSGFNSIEQEEIADYEPVGSGIKFDTQDDELERIINLRANAVKNDIQKIRDKNKEDSQEEQVIELKPEKDEQKIGGIAYKNLTDHEPVFKFGQNIDFDNLPALKPLDGELLKKKEQAEPIKFDESIEHAKLEAKNHELSENLQAINEALSEIDALDETLEQKNMLDETEIAEALEQPGVDKAPDAKFNDNSASLDNLGVGFIVEEVDLTQGPSEKDQILDFFQNEFNISQNGDNKEAKDESDIIAKEVNLIQSKSNLNVDFWNTKKNTKIDVSENLHESQEQVFESNLMQAYKSTSKGATQVQVKSAQESGISTAKEAEARPAKRKDRAALLAEIGLSTDDSGLGMPGDRASIMLADESARRIAMKGVLDKYLIKLIELGGSDLHVKSDRVIRGRFNGEIFTMGDQILDYDNSILLAKEILGANYYNLMKRKSVDFTYRLNDDYRFRSNVFLQMDGVSFVFRTIPTKIPTMSELLLPPVIEKLCNKVNRGIVLVTGPTGSGKTTTLASMINHLNHTKNYHIVTIEDPIEFIYSDDKSVINQRGIGQDVDSFADALRASLREDPDVIFVGEMRDLETVRTAINAAETGHLVLATLHTLDAKETIGRVINMFPKEEQNRIRMTFASVAEAIISQRLVVTTTGKRRVACEIMVKNIRIRDMILEDRDSEIYDAIEQSKNTYGMQTFEQHLLDMYTSGIITKEEALKSASRRENLDIKIKSADLAKKRAMVASIEEDVELLKEFQSEVIALKDIK comes from the coding sequence ATGAAGTCTTCTGGGTTTAATTCGATAGAACAAGAAGAGATAGCCGACTATGAACCGGTTGGCTCCGGCATTAAATTTGACACTCAAGACGACGAACTTGAGCGTATTATAAATCTAAGAGCGAATGCGGTAAAAAACGATATACAAAAAATAAGAGATAAAAATAAAGAAGATTCGCAAGAAGAGCAAGTCATAGAGCTAAAGCCTGAAAAAGACGAGCAAAAAATAGGCGGAATCGCATATAAAAATTTGACCGATCATGAGCCCGTGTTTAAATTTGGACAAAATATTGATTTCGATAACCTACCGGCATTAAAGCCATTAGATGGCGAGCTTTTGAAAAAGAAAGAGCAAGCAGAGCCTATCAAATTTGATGAATCTATCGAACACGCTAAACTAGAAGCAAAAAATCATGAGTTGAGTGAAAATCTCCAGGCTATCAATGAAGCGTTAAGCGAAATAGACGCTCTAGACGAGACGCTTGAACAAAAAAATATGCTTGATGAAACGGAGATAGCTGAGGCGTTGGAGCAACCGGGCGTCGATAAAGCGCCGGACGCAAAATTTAATGATAATAGCGCAAGCTTAGACAATTTAGGCGTCGGTTTTATTGTAGAAGAGGTTGATTTGACGCAAGGTCCTAGCGAAAAGGATCAAATTTTAGACTTTTTTCAAAACGAATTTAATATATCTCAAAATGGAGACAATAAAGAAGCGAAAGATGAATCGGATATAATCGCAAAAGAGGTAAATTTAATCCAATCTAAGTCAAATTTAAATGTAGATTTTTGGAATACCAAGAAAAACACGAAGATTGACGTGTCTGAAAATTTGCATGAATCGCAAGAACAAGTTTTTGAGTCAAATTTAATGCAAGCATATAAAAGTACAAGCAAAGGAGCAACGCAAGTGCAAGTCAAAAGCGCGCAAGAAAGCGGGATAAGTACGGCAAAAGAAGCTGAAGCAAGACCTGCCAAGCGTAAAGATAGGGCTGCGCTTTTGGCCGAAATCGGGCTGTCGACCGATGATAGCGGTCTTGGAATGCCTGGCGATAGGGCGTCAATAATGCTAGCTGATGAAAGTGCTAGAAGAATTGCCATGAAGGGCGTACTAGATAAATACTTAATAAAGCTTATTGAGCTTGGCGGTAGCGACTTGCACGTAAAATCCGACAGGGTTATTCGAGGTAGATTTAACGGCGAGATATTTACCATGGGCGATCAAATTTTAGATTACGACAACTCGATACTACTTGCAAAGGAGATTTTAGGGGCGAATTATTACAATCTTATGAAAAGAAAGAGCGTGGATTTTACCTATAGGCTAAACGACGACTATCGTTTCCGCTCAAATGTCTTTTTGCAGATGGATGGCGTATCTTTCGTATTTAGAACGATCCCGACGAAAATTCCTACGATGTCGGAGCTTTTATTGCCGCCCGTTATTGAAAAGCTTTGCAATAAAGTAAATAGAGGTATCGTCCTAGTAACGGGACCTACTGGTAGCGGTAAAACGACGACGTTAGCTAGTATGATAAACCACCTAAATCACACGAAAAACTATCACATCGTCACTATCGAAGATCCGATCGAGTTTATATATAGCGATGATAAAAGCGTAATAAATCAGCGCGGTATCGGGCAAGACGTAGATAGCTTTGCTGACGCGCTAAGGGCTTCTTTGCGTGAGGATCCAGATGTTATATTCGTAGGCGAGATGAGAGATCTAGAGACCGTTAGAACTGCTATAAATGCCGCAGAAACAGGACACCTGGTGCTTGCGACGCTTCACACTCTTGATGCAAAAGAAACTATCGGCCGCGTCATAAACATGTTTCCTAAAGAGGAGCAAAACCGAATCAGAATGACCTTTGCTTCGGTTGCGGAGGCTATCATATCTCAGCGCCTTGTCGTGACTACGACCGGCAAACGCCGTGTCGCTTGCGAAATAATGGTAAAAAACATAAGAATAAGAGATATGATCTTAGAAGATAGAGATAGCGAAATTTACGACGCGATAGAACAAAGTAAAAATACCTACGGAATGCAGACCTTTGAGCAGCATTTGCTTGACATGTATACTTCGGGAATCATAACAAAAGAAGAAGCGCTAAAAAGCGCCAGTAGAAGGGAAAACCTCGATATCAAAATCAAGAGTGCCGACCTTGCTAAAAAACGAGCGATGGTTGCCTCTATCGAAGAGGATGTAGAGCTTTTAAAAGAATTTCAAAGCGAAGTTATTGCGCTCAAAGATATCAAGTAA